The Raphanus sativus cultivar WK10039 chromosome 2, ASM80110v3, whole genome shotgun sequence genome includes a region encoding these proteins:
- the LOC108833188 gene encoding 11-beta-hydroxysteroid dehydrogenase-like 6 has translation MDSINNIINFVFPPLALYGLFVFYPIYQRLKSAVSICRNVFSENVAGKVVVITGAASGIGEALAYEYGKKGAYLALVDIRDEPLFHVAALAEIYGSPEVIPIVADVSKLHDCERFIQATVLHFGRLDHLVTNAGVAPLYLFEDIDDLSKATPAMDINFWGSVYCTFFASSYLKKSRGKIVVIASGCGYIASPRLSFYCASKAAVIAFYETLRSEFRSKVGVTIVAPGVVDSEMTQGKFMTKNGQLIVDRELRDMQISLLPVESAERCAKAILRSVCRGDRYLLEPAWISCVILWKVFCSEVTDSLGRWLVMG, from the exons ATGGATTCAATCAACAATATTATCAACTTCGTGTTTCCTCCTTTAGCCTTGTACGGACTTTTCGTCTTCTACCCAATATACCAGAGGCTGAAGTCCGCCGTCTCCATCTGCCGGAATGTTTTCTCGGAAAATGTCGCCGGAAAAGTGGTTGTAATCACCGGAGCAGCATCTGGCATAGGCGAG GCTTTAGCATACGAGTACGGGAAGAAAGGTGCGTACTTAGCCCTTGTTGATATAAGAGATGAACCTCTCTTCCACGTGGCTGCTCTCGCTGAGATCTATGGGTCCCCTGAAGTCATCCC CATTGTCGCCGATGTTTCTAAACTCCACGACTGCGAACGTTTTATCCAAGCCACGGTTCTTCATTTTGGCCGAT TGGATCATCTAGTTACAAATGCAGGAGTTGCTCCACTCTATTTGTTTGAAGACATTGACGATCTTTCCAAAGCTACGCCAGCTATG GACATAAACTTTTGGGGATCTGTGTATTGCACCTTCTTTGCTTCTTCATACTTAAAGAAATCTAGAGGAAAGATTGTGGTGATTGCTTCTGGATGTGGATACATTGCTTCACCCAGATTGAGCTTTTATTGT GCAAGTAAAGCTGCTGTGATTGCGTTTTACGAAACTCTAAGATCTGAGTTTAGATCAAAGGTTGGGGTTACCATAGTAGCACCTGGGGTAGTTGACTCAGAAATGACCCAAGGCAAGTTCATGACAAAGAACGGACAACTCATAGTGGACAGAGAGCTCAGAGAT ATGCAAATAAGCTTATTGCCAGTGGAATCAGCAGAGAGGTGCGCTAAAGCGATACTAAGGAGCGTGTGCAGAGGAGATAGGTACTTGTTGGAGCCTGCATGGATCAGTTGTGTAATACTTTGGAAAGTTTTCTGTTCAGAGGTAACAGATTCGTTGGGACGTTGGCTAGTGATGGGTTGA
- the LOC108840721 gene encoding bidirectional sugar transporter SWEET13: MALPHNVWAFVFGIMGNIISFVVFLAPVPTFVRICKKKSTEGFQSLPYLSALFSALLWIYYAMQKDGSGFLLITINSVGCFIESIYIILFITYANKKTRISTLKVLGLLNFLGFAAIVLICELLTKGSTREKVLGGICVGFSVIVFAAPLSIMRLVVRTRSVEFMPFSLSLFLTLSAITWLFYGLAIKDFYVALPNVLGAFLGAIQMILYIIFKYYKTPVAETTEKSKTVSDHSIDIAKLTTVMPGPVLDSAVHLLPAIHTVPDTELQVTEIQSQNITGPKDQRNKDFENQGPV; this comes from the exons ATGGCTCTACCTCACAATGTATGGGCATTTGTGTTCGGGATCATGG GCAACATCATATCATTCGTCGTGTTCCTAGCCCCAGT GCCGACTTTTGTAAGGATATGTAAGAAGAAATCTACAGAAGGCTTTCAGTCTCTTCCGTATCTTTCAGCTTTATTTAGCGCGTTGCTTTGGATTTACTATGCAATGCAAAAAGATGGCTCAGGCTTCCTTCTCATCACCATAAACTCTGTTGGGTGCTTCATTGAAAGCATTTATATCATCCTTTTCATAACCTATGCTAACAAGAAAACTAGA ATATCCACTTTGAAGGTCCTTGGTCTCCTGAACTTTTTGGGGTTTGCCGCCATTGTTCTGATCTGCGAGCTCTTAACCAAAGGATCAACACGTGAGAAAGTTCTCGGAGGGATATGCGTTGGATTTTCCGTCATTGTCTTCGCAGCCCCTTTAAGTATCATG AGACTAGTGGTACGAACAAGAAGTGTGGAGTTTATGCCATTCTCTTTATCTTTGTTTCTTACACTTAGTGCCATCACGTGGCTCTTCTACGGTCTTGCTATTAAAGACTTCTACGTTGCG CTTCCAAATGTGTTGGGCGCGTTCTTAGGAGCTATTCAAATGATTCTCTACATAATATTCAAGTACTACAAAACTCCAGTGGCTGAGACGACCGAGAAATCCAAAACAGTGTCTGACCATTCCATCGACATAGCGAAGCTAACTACCGTTATGCCGGGTCCAGTTTTGGATTCAGCGGTTCATCTACTGCCTGCTATTCATACTGTTCCCGACACTGAGCTTCAAGTGACCGAGATCCAGAGCCAGAACATCACGGGTCCAAAAGATCAGCGCAACAAGGATTTCGAGAACCAAGGCCCAGTTTAA